The Aquila chrysaetos chrysaetos chromosome 17, bAquChr1.4, whole genome shotgun sequence region GCCTAGGTGTCTCTTTCTTTTAGGGATTTCAAGTAGCATATGTGGTATTCAGGAAACCAGCTGGTGTCCAGGCAGTCAAGAGCCTGTCACGGGAAGGTCCCTTGCTGATATCAACAGAGAGTCACCCTGTGAAAACTGGCATTAGCAGTAAGTCAGCCCTAGCTGTCTTCCTGCTAGCTAGTGCTGGGAAAGAACTGTACTCATTCCTGGCTGAATCCTACTCTGCATGTCCCAGATTAATTCTCACCAGTTTATACTGAGATGGGAGACGTCCAGTGTTTCATTGTCCTGCTTTTATTATTTACGAGGTAGCAGTCTTGTTGTATGGGACGTCGTAGTCTGGTGCAGTGACCCTATGGGAGAATGGGGTCACTTGGTACAATGGAAGGGCAGTTTTTCCCTGACATCTTTTCAGTATCGCATAGATTCAAAGAAACTGGTTGTGTCTTGCCCTCAAAATGGAATCTAGACTCAATAATAGGCACTGGGTGTCTGTCAAGATGACAGCACTTCAGATGTGACCCTTGACAGTAATGCGGCCCTGAATGTTGTACCTCTTGGGCTTAAGGCTAGCGTGCTCCTGCTTGGGAAAGTTGCAAGCTCTTCCCATCGCTTACTGGCCGTGGTCTGGGCTGCAAGCTGGTTGAGCTGTGGCAGTGGGGACGCTGAACAAGAATGGGAACAGAGTGTGTCTTTCGCCCCAGCAGTTCTCTCTAGAGCTGCCCAAAGGCATCACACTAGGGCTTGCATCTAACAGAGGCTACTGCTGACTTCTGCCCTCTCTGTCTCAGAGTGGATTGCCAGCTATGCAGCCTCAGTCGTGGATCAGGAGGAGCTGAAGGCTGAGGTGGATGCCTACATGCAAGACTATGACAAAAAGATAGCAGAGGTGAGgtcaggctggggagggaacCCAGCTAAGCAGTTTGtttggggagaggaaaggaagagagaagatcTTTTGGTGCCCTGGCCTCAGTGGAAAGAGCAAAGGGAAACACACTGGTTGGCAGGGTTGTTTTACTCCCAGTTGCTGGTGGGCAGTCACGTCCTGGTTTGGTCCACAACACCTGACCCTTCCACCCAGGGCTTACAGTAGATATCCACAAATGAATCGGGTCCTGGCTGGTGTGCAGTGTTGTGACTGTGAGTTGCATGCCTGTGCCCTTGGTCCCATGCCTGTGTTCAAATCTTGTGCAGAAGCGGGAGCAGCTGTAGCTTTGTATGTGTTTAAGGGGGACTGCCTGCACTGAGCTGCCTTACCCTCCTGTCCTTACAGGAAGAAGCCAAAGCAGCCAAGCAGGAGGGTGTTCCAGATGAGGAGGGCTGGGTGAAGGTAACACGAAAGGGCCGGAAGCCTGGCCTGCCCCGGACAGAGGCTGCTAACCTGCGGATGCTggagagggagaaacagaaaagggcCCGCAAAGAGCTGCTCAACTTCTATGCCTGGCAGCATCGCGAGACCAAGAGAGAGCGTGAGTGTCCGAGTCTCCTCCTGTCCCTGCCTTTGTCTCTTGTCTCTCTCACTGTGGCCCAAAGAGGGTCCTTTTTAGTTCAGTAGAGGCTACGTCCAGCTGCAGGTGAACAGTTGGCTGGGTGGTTGTGCAAATGGCCTTGCCAGCTCTTGGGCACCCCTTGCCACCACCTGTCCTAGCAAGGGCTGCTggaatattttgcagaagagcGCACAGGTCGTGGCTTTCCAATAGATGTTTCTTCAGTCTGCACAAAGGCAGCAATTGAAAGGGAAAACTAGCTAGTTTCCTCCCCAagagggagctgcagcactgctggagaTGAAGGGCCAGAGCCCCAGCTTGGCACTCAGCCCAGACAAAAGGACCAGCTCTGGGAAGTGTGTGTTTGCGGGTGTCAGGACTGAGCCCCTCCTGGTGTGTGGAAGCGAAACTCCTCAGGAGAGGGAGATCTGCTGCTCCCGTGTGACctgttctctttctccttctgcctcTTTCAGACATCGCCCAGTTGAGGAAGAAATTTGAGGAGGACAAGCAGAGAATCGCGCTGATGCGAGCCCAGCGGAAGTTTCGGCCGTACTAAGCTGTGCTGAGCTGTTCCTCAGATGCCTGTGCTGGAGAGGGTGGGAGAGATGCCTACGGATTCCATGTGCCAAAGGATTTCAAGGAATTGAGGCAGCTTCAGATTGTCCCTGCCCTTGGATCTGAAATGGGACATCCCAGCAACTGCCACTGGAGGGGGAGTTTCCTTCATTTGCACTGGTatcctcctgctttcctggcCATCGTTTGGCCCCGGGGCACCACTTCCCAGGGTGCTCAGGTCAAGGGACTCAGGCACTTCCTGTGACAAtctgtatttccctgccacCCAAGGCCCTCCTAAAGCTTGGTGAGAGCTGGGATTGATCTAGCACAGCCTCTGCAGGCGCAGGGAATGGCTGAAGAACTGTAAATAAACTGCTGCTATGTTCTCAAAACACAGGAAcgcctctctctccctcttggTCTGCTGTGGGGGACAGCTTCTTGTGTGCTGGGGTGGCAATAAAAGTCATGGCTTGTATGCTGGTGCTCCTTTGTATGTTTTATCTGGGGGTAACTaagaagaggagggaagtgaCTTTGGGAAAAGCCCAACTGGGAAGTTCCCTGACCTCTTGTCACAAGGAAAGATCAGTGGTTTTGTACAGAGCCCTACCCCTTCCCTCAATGTTTCCCTTCCAGGCAGCTCCCTGTCAGCCAGGTGTTGAGGTGCCCAGTCTTCCAGCTGTACGTGGACTTCTACAGCCATGTCCAGCCTGTGCTATGGGAACTTCAACTGATGTTCAGCACCGTCACTACAAAAAGGTGAGATGGCAGCCTGGCTTTGGAGGGAGAAACCAGACTCTCCAAGGCCTGTTTCCACTTAACCGTTCACCAGTCCACAGGAGGCAGGTAAGGATGGCGACAGGCACATCCAGCTGCAGGGCAATGCTTCTGTACTGCCCACGTAACACTTGTGCAGCTTTGGCCTTAATGATTGTTCACCCCAGCGCACTCTCATCAGAAAGAGGCTGTAACCCACCCATCCCCAGGCTTTTACACATTCGTTTTACTGCCTGCAGCCTCGATATCAGCATAACCATGAATGTAAGGTGGAAATGCTGGTAAATTCCACAGAGCTGAGTTAAAACGGATTTACCCTCTCCTAGAAAACCCACTGCAAATACAGTTTCTGTTGCATGGGGAGACTGCCAGGCCTGCTTGCTTCAGTAGCTTTTTACATCAATTTAACTAGGAGGCAGATGGATCCTTAATATGCCCTATCTAAAGCAGACAGCATGTAAAAATCACTGCCTTCCAAGATCGGTGTTTTAGCTGCTTAGGTGAGCATcccaaaagaaaagaggttCACTCTCCTATAGAGTCAAGAAGACAGAGGTAACATTGGGAGATTAGTCTTTATTTACAAGGACAGAAATCATCTCTGCCAACTTCTCCATTATTAGCAGTTCTGCCAGCTGCTTCAGCTAGAGAATTAGTGACTCATTCCCTAGGAGTTCCATTAAAATGGCCTTCTGTGCCCAGGTGAGCTCtttaagctgatttttaaaaaaagcaacagctctCACAGTAGAACAGAGACACTGAGGCCCTCAGCTCAGGCACCCATGGAAGtaagcagagaagcagaacaCTTTCCTGGTTTTTCAGTAGGTCTAATCCTGGGAGGAGACTGGTCGCACCATCCTCAGGGAAGAGGCAAGATGAGCCACCTGTCTCTTGGAATGCTacagctggtgctgctgctcccacagAGGATGCCTCTGCCTGTATTCTTGCTCCATTTCAGGGTGTGAGTTAGGAGCAAGCAAGCAAAGGCCACTCTGGGCCTCTATCCTTCTACTCACAGAGCTGGAAGTGGAGGAAAGATTCCTTTTCCCTTTGACAACTGAGATGCTTTGCTTAGCAATCCTCCAGGGAACCCTGGCAGACCTGCTTCCACCCTGCAGCGAGCTAAGCTTAGGAAAGAGCATCATGAAACTGATCTTGGATGCGAGGTAGGAATGGTGACAATTCCTCCAGAGCCTGTTTTTTAGCTCCCTGTTCTCCTGGACTGAGGGCTTCCTAGAGCCTCGCTCTGGTGTTCTGTGCAGTCAGGAAGTTGCCGATGATCCCAGACACCACCTCGGGCTCGTTCAGGTGCACAAAATGACTCCCAGGCACCTCTACTAGCTGGATGTGCTGGAGGGAAAGGACACAAGATGTGGACCAGGAAAGTGTTCCCTCAGGCAAGCTGTGCTTACTGTGTGGCACTCGTGGGGcaggacaagggaagagctgggTCCAGAGGGCAGTATTAACTTGGGACTTTGGCAGCAGGGGCAAAGTTGGCTTCCCCCTGTATGAGGGCTGTGCTGTTCAGGACAAATCACCTACTGGGGGGTGTCCACCAAGCTGCTGCTCTCGGGTTGGCAGCGCACAGAGTAGAGATGCGAGGATGGATTTTGCTCTCACCTGTTTGAGGGTAGACTCAAATGCCTCCCACAGGGCTTTCACAACGTGATTTGTGCTGTCTAGGTTGTGTGGTACCAAGAGTCCATCTTGTGCtctgaaaaacaacagcaaggCTCAGTACAGCCATAGTGTGCCTCcatttgtctttgctgctgtcCTGGGCAGAAGCAGTGTCCCCAAGACAGTGGAATGATGTAGTCAACTGCTCTTTCCAGGCTGCTTGTAAACAGCAGGGTTACAGGGTCATACATTGTAGTCAGAggagcaccacacagcttggctAAGCAGCTATTTTCTATCAAACTATCTGTTTAAAACCTTGGGAGATTGCCTAGTAGTATCAGAGTGGAGACTAGTTAAATATTGTCCCCTGCAGGGCTGTCTCATTAACTGCTCTGAGTACATcattccctgcccccaccctgTCTTCTGCTCTTAACTTTTTCCATCCATACAGCTTTTACATCTCCCCTCTGtccctccaccaccacccccaccgCCAATGCTGCTGCCTTTAAACAGGGTGTGCCCTGCTTGGAGAGCGAGGTACCAGGGCAGTCCTCCTTGGAGAAGCCAGCATTAGACCTCCTGCAGAGCCAAGCTCATGCTGTATTGTACCATGCTGCAGGTGATGGGACAAGGTGACATCCCAGGCTCAAACGCACATACTCTGTATGGCCTAGAGGAATTGTCCTCATCCTGATGGTGCATTTCTGGACAAGCAGGAAAATGCTTAAGCTCTTACGATTTCAACAGACCACAGAATCCAAAACTGCACCTCATTTCTCAACTTCTAGCATTTCCTCTTATTCCCTAGAGTCTTTTAACAGCACCACAGAGGCCAAGGTAGCCAGAGCCCtgcacattttctcctttaaggagatggggaaaaatgcaGAGGACTGACAGAACCAGCTACCCACCCAGACAGCTTAACAGCTTGTGGGGCTCTGCACAAGCCACTGGCTACCTCCCCACAGCTCCTCCCTGCCCGAGGCACCCAGGGGAGAGCTTGCAGCAGCCAGGGGGCTCCAGGAccagctggaggctgctgtggtTTCACCTCATTGCTCAGGCAAGAGGTTCCAGGGTCTGGAGAAGGGGGGCAGGCTGGGTTGCTGTGACTGGTGGAAGAGCCAGGCCAGGAGGAAAGcaaggagcagggctgctgcgGAGGGTCACGTGTTTGCCAGGATGGCCCCTTGCTGTAGGGCCAAGGGACGGAAAGTTGTGGGACAGGAGCGTGAAGGAGGAGCATGGGCAGGACTGGCATTTCCTCAGTCAGCCTTGCACCAGGGAGGCCCAGCCTGAAAGCAGAGCGCCAGGCTGTGAGGATGATGttccagctgctctctgcctgctccaggagcctgcccagcccagggcagTGGTGGGGAACTGGGAAATGCTTCTCAGATGTGAGGCTGTACTGTAGTGCCAACTGGCCCAAAGGTCTGAATGGCCACTACAGCGGAGGGGGTAGCAGAGGACTCCTTTCTAACCTTCATTCCCTCCaaccagggctgcagggaggcagcGGGGGTTGGTTT contains the following coding sequences:
- the RRP7A gene encoding ribosomal RNA-processing protein 7 homolog A, whose translation is MAAGEERVVGAAPAGYTALAVKFGARQRSPHCLLVKEHQVREGAGTAHPPRRTLFVLNVPPYCSPDSLSRLFTRCGPVQSVEICDKPGPGEKKEKQTSKFFNRKTVTGFQVAYVVFRKPAGVQAVKSLSREGPLLISTESHPVKTGISKWIASYAASVVDQEELKAEVDAYMQDYDKKIAEEEAKAAKQEGVPDEEGWVKVTRKGRKPGLPRTEAANLRMLEREKQKRARKELLNFYAWQHRETKREHIAQLRKKFEEDKQRIALMRAQRKFRPY